The following coding sequences lie in one Chelatococcus sp. YT9 genomic window:
- a CDS encoding ABC transporter ATP-binding protein, which yields MNAHNLLLQAADLRVSYGAFEVIKGVSLSVREGESLAIIGPNGAGKTTLFKALTGEVNCRSGKVNFGGKDVTSMPAHERTIEGMGRTFQVSRVFLELTALENVIVALESRRRSRGERTGAWWQTAPSSDLVAEACLLLEQLGIASLHGETAATLSHGDKKRLELALALALEPRILMLDEPTAGMAPADRMRIVEVILRIRREKGVAVVMTEHDMDVIFSLADSVMVMNYGEVIAAGSVEEVRNDPTVREVYLGKDMYHAAG from the coding sequence GTGAATGCACACAACCTATTGCTCCAGGCGGCCGATCTGCGCGTCAGTTACGGCGCCTTCGAGGTTATCAAGGGCGTCAGCCTGTCGGTCAGGGAGGGAGAGTCGCTTGCCATCATCGGCCCCAACGGTGCCGGCAAGACGACGTTGTTCAAGGCTTTGACAGGTGAAGTCAACTGCCGGTCGGGGAAGGTGAATTTCGGCGGCAAGGACGTTACGAGCATGCCGGCGCACGAACGCACGATCGAGGGCATGGGCCGCACGTTCCAGGTTTCACGCGTATTCCTGGAGCTGACGGCGCTCGAAAACGTCATCGTCGCGCTTGAGTCTCGCCGCAGGAGCCGGGGCGAACGCACCGGCGCCTGGTGGCAAACGGCGCCCTCGAGCGATCTCGTCGCGGAAGCTTGCCTGTTGCTGGAGCAACTCGGCATCGCGTCTTTGCATGGCGAGACGGCGGCGACCCTCTCCCATGGTGACAAGAAGCGGCTGGAGCTGGCGCTTGCGCTCGCCCTTGAGCCCAGAATCCTGATGCTGGACGAGCCGACCGCAGGCATGGCGCCCGCCGACCGCATGCGGATCGTCGAAGTCATCCTTCGGATCAGGCGCGAAAAAGGCGTAGCCGTGGTCATGACCGAACACGACATGGACGTGATCTTCTCCCTGGCCGACTCCGTCATGGTAATGAACTACGGCGAGGTCATCGCAGCTGGCAGCGTCGAGGAGGTCCGCAACGACCCCACGGTGCGTGAGGTCTATCTCGGCAAGGACATGTATCATGCTGCGGGTTGA
- a CDS encoding branched-chain amino acid ABC transporter permease encodes MTDASWTRSGEAPSLTDQYLLSAFGAVLVVLLFFAPELVNPGLLFIIGMTLIQSVFALSWNLLFGYTGLASFGHAGFYAIGAYFTGASLRYGFPLPFVVTLLVAGILGALVAYVIGIVALKRLTGIFLAVLTVALTEALGKIIGFTPALGEQDGLGNIPRPVINLGITSLDLTHSNAYYRFLLIACLLVIGGLWWVIHSRLGRTFRAIREDADRARFIGIDVARYRVISFMISGATAALAGALSAPWTRIVTLDQVNWLASTQPMLNSLLGGFTSFWGPVVGSVVFTSINYWTRNYPGLSEMLVGGVLVVIILVAPTGVLGILGKLRTRLTRGGRA; translated from the coding sequence ATGACCGACGCATCTTGGACCCGGTCCGGGGAAGCGCCCTCGTTGACGGATCAGTATCTGCTCTCGGCATTCGGCGCAGTACTCGTCGTTTTGCTGTTCTTTGCGCCGGAACTGGTGAATCCGGGACTTCTGTTCATCATCGGAATGACGCTCATCCAGTCGGTCTTTGCGCTCTCGTGGAATCTTCTGTTCGGTTACACGGGGCTCGCCTCGTTCGGGCACGCGGGCTTTTATGCAATAGGCGCCTATTTCACGGGTGCGTCGCTGCGCTACGGCTTTCCGCTGCCTTTCGTGGTGACTTTGCTGGTTGCAGGTATCCTGGGTGCTTTGGTCGCCTATGTGATCGGCATCGTGGCGTTGAAGCGGCTGACAGGAATATTCCTTGCGGTGCTGACAGTGGCGCTGACAGAAGCGCTCGGCAAGATCATCGGTTTTACTCCGGCGCTCGGCGAGCAGGATGGGTTGGGGAATATTCCGCGGCCGGTGATTAACCTCGGCATCACGTCGCTCGATCTGACCCATAGCAATGCCTATTACCGCTTCCTTCTGATCGCCTGCCTGCTCGTCATTGGCGGGTTATGGTGGGTCATTCACTCACGTCTTGGCCGGACCTTCCGCGCCATACGCGAAGATGCCGACAGGGCGAGATTCATCGGTATCGATGTCGCGCGCTATCGGGTCATTTCCTTCATGATTTCGGGAGCGACCGCCGCCCTTGCAGGTGCGCTGTCAGCACCCTGGACCCGCATCGTGACGCTCGACCAGGTCAACTGGCTGGCCTCCACCCAGCCGATGCTGAACTCGCTGCTCGGCGGCTTCACCTCCTTTTGGGGGCCGGTTGTGGGCTCGGTGGTCTTCACGTCGATCAACTACTGGACACGCAACTATCCCGGCTTGTCGGAGATGCTGGTGGGCGGTGTGCTCGTTGTCATCATCCTCGTCGCGCCAACGGGCGTTCTCGGGATTCTCGGCAAGCTTCGCACGCGCCTTACAAGAGGAGGCCGGGCGTGA
- a CDS encoding branched-chain amino acid ABC transporter permease, with translation MINQSVFVLFNGLASGMAFFLVAAGLTWVFGILKILNLAHGAFFMLGAYIAYTIGGASPGSLWAFIGVALLAAIAIGMMGLVTDKFVLGRLRNVDYHYVLIATFGLMLFCEGVAKAIWGSDYYSVMPPPEVDTAVKIGSSYISLYTILVIAIGLAAFAVLELIMNRMWAGKIMRAVANDPWMAGTIGINVPMVLMLSVVASFALAGFAGGILVPNQTLSVHVGSSFILYAFLAVVIGGLGSIRGTFIACILLGLVESANATFLPEYGGIAVYILLAVFLVARPQGLFPPQGAL, from the coding sequence ATGATCAACCAATCCGTTTTTGTATTGTTCAACGGTCTGGCGTCGGGAATGGCATTCTTCCTGGTGGCAGCCGGTCTGACCTGGGTGTTCGGGATCCTCAAGATCCTGAACCTCGCCCACGGCGCCTTTTTCATGTTGGGCGCGTACATCGCCTATACGATCGGCGGCGCCTCTCCGGGGTCCCTCTGGGCGTTCATCGGCGTGGCACTTCTCGCGGCCATCGCCATCGGAATGATGGGGCTGGTGACGGACAAATTCGTGCTCGGCCGGTTGCGGAACGTCGACTACCACTATGTTCTCATCGCCACCTTCGGCCTGATGCTTTTCTGCGAAGGGGTCGCCAAGGCCATCTGGGGTTCGGATTATTATTCCGTCATGCCGCCGCCGGAGGTCGATACCGCAGTCAAAATCGGATCATCCTACATATCGCTTTACACGATCCTTGTAATTGCCATTGGTCTGGCGGCCTTTGCGGTTCTGGAACTGATCATGAACCGCATGTGGGCCGGCAAGATCATGCGCGCCGTCGCCAACGATCCTTGGATGGCCGGTACGATCGGCATCAACGTACCCATGGTGTTGATGCTCAGCGTCGTGGCGAGCTTCGCTCTCGCGGGTTTCGCGGGCGGAATACTCGTTCCCAACCAGACACTTTCGGTTCACGTCGGGAGTTCCTTTATCCTCTACGCATTTCTGGCGGTGGTCATCGGAGGGCTGGGAAGCATTCGCGGAACATTCATCGCCTGTATCCTTCTTGGCCTGGTCGAAAGCGCAAACGCGACGTTCCTCCCGGAATATGGCGGCATCGCCGTCTACATCCTCCTGGCCGTCTTCCTGGTCGCGCGTCCGCAAGGCCTGTTCCCTCCGCAAGGAGCATTGTGA
- a CDS encoding ABC transporter substrate-binding protein encodes MKRRTLLKGLAAGAGLSLGMKATYLRAQSGPLKIGVSYALSGVGAPVGTQFMKGTEIAAMQVNRDGGLLGRQIELVVRDDKYNSAESVAVARELAGAGINLLIGGSQTVTALGLAPLAPELNAVVIIAGAAGMPVTHELFNRNIFRTVANNYTQYSSFGRSLIETHPEVKTWISIAPDGDFGRDSALFFGNAVKKYAPGKDATVLDTIFTQGTATDFRTQINALMSSKAEGLYVGIAGAAQISFFQQARGVGLYDKFKVIGEVGNGEVTGKAMGRNTYPNLWSISYWNNDLEPFKSNPLSQQLYKDYVESTGNKFPPALVMAGQRSAMALFEGVRKAKSSETDAVIAAMEDLTFQTPGGPCSFRKEDHQLIATSYYSQMGPSDKDPFYKIMQMAQIDSSQMMEPAAPGVKFDIKDLPQ; translated from the coding sequence ATGAAAAGAAGAACGTTGCTCAAGGGCCTTGCCGCCGGCGCTGGTCTGTCGCTCGGCATGAAAGCCACCTACCTGCGTGCGCAGTCTGGCCCGTTGAAAATTGGCGTCTCCTACGCGCTGAGCGGCGTTGGTGCCCCAGTCGGAACTCAGTTCATGAAGGGAACTGAGATCGCGGCCATGCAGGTGAACCGCGACGGCGGCCTCCTCGGCCGGCAAATCGAACTGGTCGTGCGTGACGACAAGTACAACAGTGCGGAGTCTGTGGCGGTCGCGCGAGAGCTCGCGGGAGCAGGTATCAATCTGCTGATCGGCGGTTCGCAGACGGTAACGGCACTGGGGCTCGCCCCGCTCGCGCCTGAGCTCAATGCGGTGGTGATCATCGCCGGCGCGGCCGGCATGCCGGTCACCCACGAGCTCTTCAACCGCAACATCTTCCGGACCGTCGCGAACAATTACACCCAATATAGCTCGTTCGGACGGTCATTGATCGAGACCCATCCCGAGGTGAAGACCTGGATATCGATTGCTCCCGATGGCGATTTCGGACGCGATTCAGCTCTGTTCTTTGGCAATGCAGTCAAAAAATATGCGCCCGGCAAGGACGCGACCGTCCTCGACACGATCTTCACCCAGGGCACGGCGACTGATTTCCGCACCCAGATCAACGCCCTCATGAGTTCGAAGGCGGAGGGATTATATGTCGGCATCGCCGGTGCCGCCCAGATCAGCTTCTTCCAGCAGGCCCGTGGCGTCGGTCTTTACGACAAGTTCAAGGTGATTGGTGAGGTCGGCAACGGCGAAGTCACCGGCAAGGCCATGGGCCGAAACACTTATCCGAACCTGTGGTCGATCTCCTACTGGAATAACGACCTTGAGCCCTTCAAGAGCAATCCCCTCAGCCAGCAGCTCTACAAGGACTATGTCGAGTCCACAGGGAACAAATTTCCGCCGGCACTCGTCATGGCGGGCCAGCGCAGCGCGATGGCACTGTTCGAAGGTGTCAGGAAAGCTAAATCGAGTGAAACCGACGCCGTAATCGCTGCCATGGAAGACCTGACATTCCAGACGCCCGGCGGACCATGCAGCTTCCGCAAGGAAGATCACCAGTTGATAGCAACCAGCTATTATTCCCAGATGGGCCCGTCGGACAAAGACCCCTTCTACAAGATCATGCAGATGGCGCAGATCGATTCGTCTCAGATGATGGAACCCGCCGCTCCTGGGGTGAAATTCGACATCAAAGATCTTCCGCAATGA
- a CDS encoding 3-keto-5-aminohexanoate cleavage protein, protein MTERSPVIITCAVTGGIHTPTMSPFLPITPEEIIADSLGAVEAGASILHLHARNPEDGRPDQTVGAFMRFLPRLKQSTNAVINITSGGSPHMKLEERVLPAATLKPEVASLNMGSMNFGLFPLLGKYPEFKFEWERQHLEATRDVVFRNTFKDIEYILETCSENGTRFEFECYDISHLYNLSHFAERGLVKPPFFVQSVFGILGGIGTHPEDVAHMKRTADRLFGSDYRWSVLGAGASQLRIVAQAAAMGANVRVGLEDSLWAGPGRKAQSSGEQVRLARMIIEGLGLRIATPEEAREILHLKGGADVAF, encoded by the coding sequence ATGACCGAAAGATCTCCTGTCATCATTACTTGCGCCGTGACCGGCGGCATACATACCCCCACGATGTCACCGTTCCTGCCGATCACGCCGGAAGAAATCATCGCGGATTCGCTGGGAGCAGTGGAGGCCGGCGCTTCGATCCTGCACTTGCATGCGCGCAACCCGGAGGATGGACGGCCTGACCAGACGGTCGGAGCGTTCATGCGCTTCCTGCCGCGGCTGAAGCAGTCGACCAATGCTGTCATCAATATCACCTCCGGTGGCAGCCCGCATATGAAGCTGGAAGAGCGTGTCCTTCCAGCCGCCACGTTGAAGCCAGAGGTCGCCTCGCTCAACATGGGTTCAATGAATTTCGGCCTGTTCCCGTTGCTCGGGAAATATCCGGAGTTCAAGTTTGAGTGGGAGCGCCAGCATCTCGAGGCAACACGCGACGTCGTCTTCCGCAATACATTCAAGGACATCGAGTACATTCTCGAAACCTGCAGCGAGAATGGCACGCGCTTCGAGTTTGAGTGCTACGACATATCTCATCTCTACAACCTCTCCCACTTCGCGGAGCGTGGTCTCGTCAAACCGCCATTTTTCGTTCAGTCCGTGTTCGGCATCCTGGGGGGAATAGGAACCCATCCGGAAGACGTCGCGCATATGAAGCGCACCGCGGATCGGCTGTTCGGATCCGACTATCGATGGTCCGTGCTTGGTGCCGGTGCCAGCCAGTTGCGCATTGTGGCGCAGGCCGCCGCGATGGGGGCGAACGTGCGCGTCGGATTGGAGGACTCGCTGTGGGCCGGACCGGGACGCAAGGCTCAGTCGAGTGGCGAGCAGGTGAGACTTGCGCGTATGATCATCGAGGGGCTCGGCCTGCGCATTGCGACGCCCGAAGAGGCGCGCGAGATCCTACACCTCAAGGGAGGGGCGGACGTCGCATTTTGA
- a CDS encoding 3-hydroxyacyl-CoA dehydrogenase: MASAVAIIGSGFIGRGWAIAFARRGFDVRLWDPRADALVTARDYIAAILPDLAQADLLNGRGVDEILARIAAVPTLEEAVDGVVHVQENAPEILDLKSELFTKLDRSTPSDAVIASSTSSLLPSAFTASLEGRARCVVAHPVNPPHLIRLVEVVPAPWTSEETVTRTVGLMQSLGQQPVLVKREIDGFLLNRLQAAILDECFRLVDGGYASAEDIDACIRDGLASRWIFMGPFETIDLNAPAGVRDYVERYQAMFRRMTDTMRSSADWAGRALETIEAERREALPFAHLKDRQIWRDRNLIEVAKFRRDMLDEQDANVK, from the coding sequence GTGGCTTCGGCTGTCGCCATTATCGGATCGGGATTCATCGGTCGCGGCTGGGCAATCGCCTTCGCGCGTCGCGGCTTTGATGTGAGGCTCTGGGACCCGCGAGCCGACGCGTTAGTCACGGCAAGAGACTATATCGCGGCAATCCTGCCTGATCTTGCTCAGGCCGATTTGCTCAATGGTCGTGGCGTCGACGAGATACTGGCGCGCATTGCGGCGGTTCCGACCTTGGAGGAGGCCGTGGACGGTGTCGTCCACGTGCAAGAAAACGCGCCGGAAATTCTCGACCTGAAGAGCGAGCTTTTCACGAAGCTTGATCGATCTACGCCCTCAGATGCGGTGATCGCGTCATCGACCTCGTCCTTGCTTCCTTCGGCATTCACAGCATCCCTGGAGGGCAGGGCGCGCTGCGTCGTGGCCCATCCGGTGAACCCGCCCCATTTGATCCGGCTGGTCGAGGTCGTTCCTGCGCCATGGACGTCGGAAGAGACCGTCACCAGGACGGTCGGGCTCATGCAGTCGCTCGGTCAGCAGCCGGTGCTCGTCAAGCGCGAGATCGACGGTTTCCTGTTGAACCGGTTGCAAGCGGCGATCCTGGATGAGTGCTTTCGCCTTGTCGACGGCGGATATGCGAGCGCGGAAGACATCGATGCTTGTATTCGTGACGGACTGGCCTCCCGCTGGATATTCATGGGGCCCTTCGAGACGATCGATCTCAACGCCCCTGCAGGGGTCCGCGATTACGTCGAACGTTACCAAGCCATGTTTCGCCGGATGACGGATACGATGCGCAGCTCCGCTGATTGGGCTGGCAGGGCGTTGGAGACGATTGAAGCTGAGCGACGTGAAGCCCTGCCTTTTGCTCATCTCAAGGATCGCCAGATCTGGCGTGATCGCAATCTGATCGAAGTTGCGAAATTCCGCAGAGATATGCTCGACGAACAGGATGCAAACGTAAAATGA
- a CDS encoding GntR family transcriptional regulator: MDVNLGQIESATIQVQVYRRLREALFTGMFAPGEALTIRRLADILGTSPMPVREALQRLVAEHVLVQMPNRTFRVTPFSADMFRELVRVRMTVEGFAAAEAARRATPAQLRRLAAINEKMAKALDVYAPADVMTANREFHFALYEMTEMPQLLDIINGLWLRAGPYLMNAHKSLEDPRAFFASGVKFHSRVVDCCVAREPRRAARALACDIWHSARNFRVDVGRINDPGQVDPEKRRRTETARKLKVS, encoded by the coding sequence ATGGATGTCAATCTTGGACAGATCGAATCGGCAACGATCCAAGTCCAAGTCTACCGGCGGCTCAGGGAAGCCTTGTTCACCGGCATGTTTGCACCCGGAGAGGCGCTGACCATTCGTCGGCTCGCTGATATTCTGGGTACGAGCCCGATGCCGGTCCGTGAAGCCTTGCAGCGACTAGTGGCCGAACATGTTCTCGTGCAGATGCCGAATCGCACATTCAGGGTCACGCCTTTTTCCGCGGACATGTTCCGTGAGCTGGTCCGTGTGCGCATGACCGTGGAGGGGTTCGCCGCGGCCGAGGCAGCACGGCGCGCGACCCCGGCTCAACTGAGGCGGTTGGCCGCGATCAATGAAAAGATGGCGAAAGCTCTCGATGTCTATGCGCCGGCGGATGTGATGACCGCCAACCGCGAATTCCACTTCGCGCTCTACGAGATGACCGAGATGCCGCAGCTTCTGGACATCATCAATGGGCTCTGGCTTCGGGCAGGCCCTTATTTGATGAATGCCCACAAGAGCCTGGAGGACCCGCGAGCCTTTTTTGCCTCCGGTGTGAAATTCCATAGCCGCGTCGTCGACTGCTGTGTTGCCCGGGAACCCAGGCGAGCGGCCCGCGCATTGGCCTGCGATATCTGGCACTCCGCCCGGAATTTTCGCGTGGACGTCGGCAGGATCAACGATCCCGGGCAGGTCGACCCGGAGAAACGTCGCCGCACCGAGACGGCACGGAAACTAAAGGTTTCATAG
- a CDS encoding SDR family oxidoreductase, protein MNLTGKTAIITAGGAGIGFAIAKRFVEYGASICICDIDEQSLAAAASAIPDALVIRADVSRATDVQQLFDAFRKRFDRLDILVNNAGVSGPTKPVDEITDTEWQSTLDVNITGMFYMVRAAVPLFRAQHSGAIINMSSVAGRLGMPLRTPYSVSKYAVRGLTDVLAIELGEIGVRVNTLLPGLVDGPRGQRIIAEQAHARGMNVETYEKLFLHNISMHTKVQMEEIADMAAFLGSDLAPHISGQSISVCGNFESYRAPMVLDT, encoded by the coding sequence ATGAACCTTACCGGAAAGACAGCGATCATCACAGCGGGCGGGGCCGGGATCGGCTTCGCGATCGCCAAGCGGTTCGTCGAATATGGCGCGTCGATCTGCATTTGCGATATCGACGAACAGAGCCTCGCGGCCGCGGCTTCCGCGATCCCCGACGCTCTCGTCATTCGTGCTGACGTGTCCAGGGCCACTGACGTCCAACAGCTCTTCGACGCATTTCGAAAGCGCTTCGACCGCCTGGATATTCTCGTGAACAATGCCGGCGTGTCTGGTCCGACCAAACCAGTCGACGAAATCACGGACACAGAATGGCAGTCGACCCTCGACGTCAATATCACCGGCATGTTCTACATGGTTCGCGCAGCGGTGCCGCTCTTCCGAGCACAGCATTCGGGCGCCATCATCAACATGTCCTCGGTGGCGGGACGGCTCGGAATGCCTCTGCGCACGCCTTACTCTGTTTCAAAATATGCTGTTCGAGGTTTGACGGATGTGCTCGCGATCGAGCTCGGCGAGATTGGGGTGAGGGTCAATACCCTGTTGCCCGGCCTCGTAGACGGCCCACGCGGGCAACGCATCATAGCAGAGCAGGCCCACGCACGCGGAATGAACGTCGAGACGTACGAAAAACTTTTCCTGCATAATATTTCCATGCACACAAAGGTACAGATGGAAGAAATTGCCGATATGGCGGCTTTCCTCGGGTCTGATCTGGCTCCCCATATCAGCGGACAATCCATCAGTGTCTGCGGGAATTTCGAGAGCTATCGCGCGCCAATGGTTCTCGATACATAG
- a CDS encoding ParD-like family protein, with product MGIVNIEDELHEQLRRASKASYRSINAQAAFWIKIGMLCELNPGITFQELVARELKEAGVSVVDLAATAT from the coding sequence ATGGGTATCGTCAACATCGAGGATGAGCTGCACGAGCAGCTGCGGCGGGCGAGCAAGGCATCTTACCGGTCGATCAATGCCCAGGCCGCTTTCTGGATCAAGATCGGCATGCTCTGCGAGCTGAACCCGGGCATCACCTTCCAGGAGCTGGTCGCGCGCGAGCTGAAGGAGGCGGGGGTCAGCGTCGTCGATCTTGCGGCAACAGCCACATGA
- a CDS encoding LysR substrate-binding domain-containing protein — MNERQIRAFKLVMQHGSVTAASQALNISQPAVSRLISELEHSVGFPVFLRKGGKIEPTVEGRQFMQEVARMFYGLDRLEQVAREIRDLRRAVLNMAAMPMISLEIMPKAIARLLADVGSMTIAHDVYGSPQILDLISSRQIDLGIGQFLGLQHNIDVIASYRTCCVCAMLPEHPLRGHEVLTPRDLKGHPLVALSHHTAVASYITQSFAEANVQPQIAVESQPSYTACGLAAAGVGIAIVDPLTPRAFRTNLRLVPFKPEIPFDFHIFKPTDTPLSRPAETFCRHLSDVLAEFSEVTRLGP; from the coding sequence ATGAACGAGCGACAGATTCGGGCTTTCAAGCTTGTCATGCAGCACGGCTCCGTCACCGCTGCATCGCAGGCCCTCAATATCTCCCAGCCAGCCGTCAGCCGTCTCATCTCGGAGTTGGAACACAGCGTCGGTTTTCCCGTCTTCCTGCGCAAGGGCGGCAAGATCGAGCCGACGGTCGAAGGGCGCCAGTTCATGCAGGAAGTGGCGCGCATGTTCTATGGGCTCGACCGGCTCGAGCAGGTGGCGCGCGAAATCAGGGACCTGAGACGCGCGGTGCTGAACATGGCGGCCATGCCGATGATCAGCCTAGAGATCATGCCCAAGGCGATCGCGCGCCTCTTGGCCGATGTCGGCAGCATGACGATCGCGCACGATGTTTACGGGTCACCGCAAATCCTCGATCTCATATCCAGCCGGCAGATCGATCTTGGCATAGGGCAGTTTCTCGGCCTGCAGCATAATATCGATGTGATCGCCTCGTACCGGACCTGCTGCGTCTGCGCGATGCTGCCGGAGCATCCTCTCCGCGGACACGAGGTCCTTACCCCGCGTGACCTCAAGGGCCACCCACTGGTAGCCTTGTCCCACCATACGGCCGTCGCGAGCTACATCACGCAGAGCTTCGCGGAAGCCAATGTCCAGCCGCAGATCGCAGTGGAAAGCCAACCGTCATACACGGCATGCGGGCTGGCTGCCGCGGGTGTCGGCATCGCGATCGTCGACCCGCTGACCCCGCGCGCATTTCGCACCAACCTGCGCTTGGTCCCGTTCAAGCCCGAGATTCCGTTCGATTTCCACATCTTCAAGCCGACTGATACCCCGCTCAGCCGCCCGGCAGAGACCTTTTGCCGGCACCTGTCCGACGTGCTCGCCGAGTTCAGCGAAGTGACGCGACTGGGGCCATGA
- a CDS encoding dihydrodipicolinate synthase family protein has translation MAHIKPKGSFVALITPMNADGSIDYQGFETLLSWHESNGTEAVLIMGSTGEVSMLSPDERREIISRTAKMKTGKMLFYYGCTGNNTQTTIDYVRYAKAEGGDGAIIAAPAYICADNAAITDYAWEVCDAVDFPIGFYNNPPRVKTDLHWTDILKLAKHPNMVVLKESTTRVGQVAQVCAAKPDMAIMCCCSPNLGLVIPTMALGGDGTANMTGNIIPQEMAVISKKWENGDDAFACREAWLRNLPMLHFAYSAINPVAIKSLMRAIGLPAGPLRKPLQAVPADHLQIGLNAVRDLGLEERYGFRIKPTAIAAE, from the coding sequence ATGGCACATATCAAACCAAAGGGCTCATTCGTGGCCCTTATTACGCCGATGAACGCCGATGGTTCGATCGACTATCAAGGCTTTGAGACGCTGCTTTCCTGGCATGAGAGCAACGGCACGGAAGCCGTCCTCATCATGGGGTCGACCGGCGAGGTCTCGATGCTTTCGCCGGACGAGCGCCGTGAAATCATCTCCCGCACCGCGAAGATGAAGACCGGCAAAATGCTGTTCTATTACGGCTGCACCGGCAACAACACGCAGACCACCATCGATTATGTACGCTACGCCAAGGCCGAGGGCGGCGACGGCGCGATCATTGCGGCTCCCGCCTACATCTGCGCGGACAATGCGGCAATCACGGACTATGCCTGGGAAGTCTGCGACGCAGTCGATTTCCCTATCGGCTTCTACAACAATCCGCCTCGCGTAAAGACGGATCTGCACTGGACCGACATTCTCAAGCTCGCCAAGCACCCGAACATGGTGGTTCTGAAGGAATCCACCACCCGCGTCGGTCAGGTGGCACAGGTATGCGCCGCAAAGCCCGACATGGCGATCATGTGCTGCTGCTCGCCGAACCTTGGCCTGGTCATTCCAACAATGGCGCTCGGCGGTGACGGAACCGCCAACATGACCGGCAATATCATCCCGCAAGAGATGGCCGTCATCTCGAAGAAGTGGGAGAACGGCGATGACGCCTTCGCATGCCGAGAGGCATGGCTGCGCAACCTGCCGATGCTGCATTTCGCTTATTCCGCGATCAATCCGGTGGCGATCAAGTCCCTGATGCGCGCCATCGGTCTACCGGCCGGCCCCCTGCGCAAGCCACTGCAGGCGGTGCCCGCCGATCATCTGCAGATCGGCCTGAACGCTGTCCGCGACCTCGGTCTGGAAGAGCGTTACGGCTTCCGGATCAAACCGACCGCCATCGCGGCCGAGTAG